In one Juglans regia cultivar Chandler chromosome 11, Walnut 2.0, whole genome shotgun sequence genomic region, the following are encoded:
- the LOC109012696 gene encoding bidirectional sugar transporter SWEET17-like, producing MISSVYFTGVLGNIMSGLVYLSPTPTFWRIVKRRSTEEFESLPYICKLLNAYFWVYYGLIKPDSLLVATVNMFGAVVEIIFLFIFLLYAPPGMKARTAILVAILDVGFPAAAVLLTQFLLHGDVRIDVAGLLCVGFSMIAYASPLSAMKTVVTTKSVEYMPFLLSFILFLNGGVWTFYAFLTKDWFVGTPNGTGFLLGTAQLILYAIYWKPKPSKQQVLNINEDLDQDNDTRQREPLIIPAAGSQSVNAEAET from the exons ATGATAAGCTCAGTTTACTTTACTGGAGTGCTTG GCAATATTATGTCGGGGCTTGTCTACCTCTCACCCAC ACCAACATTTTGGAGAATTGTGAAGCGTAGATCAACCGAGGAGTTTGAGAGCCTTCCATACATTTGCAAGTTGTTGAATGCATATTTTTGGGTTTACTATGGACTTATTAAGCCTGATAGCTTGCTCGTTGCCACAGTTAATATGTTCGGTGCTGTTGTAgagatcatttttcttttcatatttctgCTTTACGCCCCTCCTGGAatgaag GCTAGAACCGCCATACTTGTTGCAATTCTGGATGTGGGGTTTCCAGCAGCAGCAGTTTTGTTGACACAATTCTTGCTACATGGGGATGTGCGGATTGATGTTGCAGGTTTACTGTGTGTAGGCTTCAGCATGATTGCATATGCTTCACCTCTCTCGGCTATG AAAACAGTGGTGACAACGAAGAGTGTGGAGTACATGCCTTTTCTTCTCTCATTCATCCTTTTCTTGAACGGAGGAGTTTGGACTTTCTATGCTTTTCTCACGAAAGACTGGTTTGTAGGA ACGCCAAATGGGACTGGATTTCTTCTTGGAACAGCTCAGCTGATTCTCTATGCAATTTATTGGAAACCTAAGCCATCCAAGCAGCAAGTCTTGAACATTAACGAGGATTTAGATCAGGATAATGACACTAGGCAACGTGAGCCGCTCATCATCCCGGCGGCCGGCTCCCAATCCGTTAATGCAGAGGCCGAAACGTGA